The proteins below come from a single Micromonospora citrea genomic window:
- the glpK gene encoding glycerol kinase GlpK, translating to MNNAVSEGLVLAVDQGTTSTRALLVDADCRVVTAAQVEHRQHFPRPGWVEHDADEIWANTRTVIADALDRAGCGPAELAAVGITNQRETVVVWDRRSGRSIHRAIVWQDTRTEQSCRQLAGPAGPDRYRSRTGLPLSTYVSAPKIRWILDHVPGAREAAERGDLAAGTIDSWLVWNLTGGVDGGLHVTDVTNASRTMLMDLATVDWDADLAAELGVPLGVLPDIRASSGVVAHGHRDGPLPGVPVGGILGDQQAALFGQARFAPGEAKGTYGTGAFVLLNTGSDPVPSKHGLITTVAYQCHGHDPVYALEGSIAVTGALVQWLRDNLGIIQRAEEVEVLARQVDDNGGVYVVPAFSGLFAPHWRPDARGTIVGLTRYADRRHLARAALEATALQIGDVLEAMRTDTGLDLRELPVDGGMAANDLLLQIQADQLGIPVVRPENVETTAMGAAYAAGLAVGIWSDLDTLRRRWRAGARFPPTRDLTWRLEQRDTWRAAVSRSLNWTGR from the coding sequence GTGAACAACGCGGTCTCCGAGGGTCTCGTGCTGGCCGTCGACCAGGGCACCACCAGCACCCGGGCGCTGCTGGTCGACGCCGACTGCCGGGTGGTGACGGCGGCGCAGGTCGAGCACCGGCAGCACTTTCCCCGGCCGGGCTGGGTGGAGCACGACGCCGACGAGATCTGGGCGAACACCCGTACCGTGATCGCCGACGCCCTCGACCGGGCCGGCTGCGGCCCCGCGGAGCTGGCCGCCGTCGGCATCACCAACCAGCGGGAGACGGTGGTGGTGTGGGACCGCCGGTCCGGCCGGTCGATCCACCGCGCCATCGTCTGGCAGGACACCCGCACCGAGCAGTCGTGCCGCCAGCTCGCCGGGCCGGCCGGCCCCGACCGGTACCGGTCGCGCACCGGTCTGCCGCTGAGCACCTACGTCTCCGCGCCGAAGATCCGCTGGATCCTCGACCACGTGCCCGGCGCCCGGGAGGCCGCGGAGCGCGGGGACCTGGCCGCCGGGACCATCGACAGCTGGCTGGTCTGGAACCTCACCGGCGGCGTGGACGGCGGGCTGCACGTCACCGACGTCACGAACGCCTCCCGGACCATGTTGATGGACCTGGCCACGGTCGACTGGGACGCCGACCTCGCCGCCGAGCTGGGGGTGCCGCTCGGCGTCCTGCCGGACATCCGCGCCTCCAGCGGCGTCGTGGCCCACGGCCACCGGGACGGGCCGCTGCCCGGCGTACCGGTCGGCGGCATCCTCGGCGACCAGCAGGCCGCGCTGTTCGGGCAGGCCCGCTTCGCCCCCGGCGAGGCGAAGGGCACCTACGGCACCGGCGCGTTCGTCCTGCTCAACACCGGCTCCGATCCGGTGCCGTCGAAACACGGCCTGATCACCACCGTCGCCTACCAGTGCCACGGGCACGACCCGGTGTACGCGCTGGAAGGGTCCATCGCCGTCACCGGCGCCCTCGTGCAGTGGCTCCGCGACAACCTGGGCATCATCCAGCGCGCCGAGGAGGTCGAGGTCCTCGCCCGGCAGGTCGACGACAACGGCGGCGTGTACGTCGTACCGGCCTTCTCCGGCCTGTTCGCGCCGCACTGGCGGCCCGACGCCCGAGGCACGATCGTCGGGCTGACCCGCTACGCCGACCGCCGGCACCTGGCCCGGGCGGCGCTGGAGGCAACCGCCCTGCAGATCGGCGACGTGCTGGAGGCGATGCGCACGGACACCGGCCTGGACCTGCGCGAGCTTCCGGTCGACGGTGGCATGGCCGCCAACGACCTGCTGCTGCAGATCCAGGCCGACCAGCTGGGAATCCCGGTGGTGCGGCCGGAGAACGTCGAGACGACCGCCATGGGCGCGGCGTACGCGGCGGGCCTGGCCGTCGGGATCTGGTCCGACCTGGACACGCTGCGCCGGCGCTGGCGGGCCGGCGCCCGCTTCCCACCCACCCGGGACCTCACCTGGCGGCTGGAGCAGCGCGACACATGGCGAGCGGCCGTGAGCCGATCATTGAACTGGACGGGGAGGTAA